In Candidatus Methylomirabilota bacterium, one DNA window encodes the following:
- the mltG gene encoding endolytic transglycosylase MltG produces the protein MSVRRPAVFLVLAAAAVAWGTWAIVRPPAPLRAGALIVDIPANESAFGIADRLHASGAIRSRAGFVALSLVRGSVRSLKAGEYEVPRGASTLDVLALLEGGRVRQHPVLHPEGATLAELARALETARLAPAADVMRTATDPAFLRAHGIGGPSAEGYLFPDTYYFVRGMTPEQLLGRMVQRMQSKLTAEMREQATARHLTIHELLTLASIVEREAVIPEERPLISAVFWNRLRLGMPLQADPTVQYAVGKERRGLTRVDLQTDHPYNTYQRAGLPPGPIASPGLDAIAATLNPAPVNYLYFVKKDDQRHHFSATVEEHNIAVARYRLTRAR, from the coding sequence AGCGTTCGCAGGCCAGCCGTCTTCCTCGTCCTCGCGGCGGCGGCCGTCGCCTGGGGAACCTGGGCCATCGTGAGGCCCCCCGCCCCGCTCCGCGCCGGTGCCCTCATCGTCGACATCCCGGCCAACGAAAGCGCCTTCGGAATCGCCGATCGGCTTCACGCCTCCGGCGCCATCCGGAGCCGGGCCGGCTTCGTGGCCTTGAGCCTGGTCCGGGGCAGCGTGCGGTCGCTCAAGGCCGGTGAGTACGAGGTGCCCCGCGGGGCGTCCACCCTGGACGTGCTGGCCTTGCTCGAAGGTGGCCGGGTGCGCCAGCACCCCGTGCTCCATCCCGAAGGCGCCACCCTGGCCGAGCTCGCCCGCGCGCTGGAGACGGCACGCCTGGCCCCCGCCGCGGACGTCATGCGAACGGCGACGGATCCCGCGTTCCTTCGAGCCCACGGGATCGGGGGGCCCAGCGCCGAAGGCTACCTCTTTCCCGATACGTACTACTTCGTGCGCGGTATGACGCCCGAGCAGCTGCTGGGCCGCATGGTGCAGCGCATGCAGAGCAAGCTCACCGCCGAGATGCGGGAGCAGGCCACGGCCCGGCACCTGACGATCCACGAGCTGCTCACGCTGGCCTCGATCGTGGAGCGGGAGGCCGTGATCCCCGAAGAACGGCCGCTCATCTCCGCCGTCTTCTGGAACCGCCTGCGGCTCGGCATGCCGCTGCAGGCCGATCCCACCGTGCAGTACGCGGTGGGAAAGGAGCGCCGGGGCCTGACGCGCGTCGATCTGCAGACGGACCATCCCTACAACACCTACCAGCGCGCGGGCCTCCCGCCCGGCCCGATCGCCAGCCCCGGGCTCGACGCCATCGCGGCCACGCTGAATCCAGCGCCGGTGAACTATCTGTACTTCGTGAAGAAGGACGATCAGCGCCACCACTTCTCCGCCACCGTCGAGGAGCACAATATCGCCGTCGCCCGCTACCGTCTGACCCGCGCCCGCTGA